A stretch of the Festucalex cinctus isolate MCC-2025b chromosome 20, RoL_Fcin_1.0, whole genome shotgun sequence genome encodes the following:
- the scrib gene encoding protein scribble homolog isoform X1: MLKCIPLWRCNRHVESVDKRHCNLQAVPDEVFRYSRSLEELLLDANQLKELPKPFFRLLNLRKLGLSDNEIQRLPPEVANFMQLVELDISRNDIPEIPESIKFCRALEIADFSGNPLSRLPDGFTQLRALAHLALNEVSLQTLPGDMGNLANLVTLELRENLLKCLPTSLSFLVKLEQLDLGSNELEELPDTLGALPNLRELWLDRNQLSSLPPELGNLRRLVCLDVSENRLDELPSELDGLQALTDLLLTQNLLEVIPDSIGCLKQLSILKVDQNRLTHLTDSIGECENLTELVLTENLLQTLPRSLGKLKKLTNLNVDRNRLGGVPMELGGCASLNVLSLRDNRLAKLPAKLADATELHVLDVAGNRLQNLPFALTNLNLKAMWLAENQSQPMLKFQTEDDERTGEKVLTCYLLPQQPSPSLENLLQNSVDDSWTDSNLNRVSVIQFQEEAKDEDEDDEAAAERRGLQRRATPHPSELKVMKKVIEDRRNEVFASRPEGDDPSSDVQEKRLSDLSNQSHDSQVSDSTLSANSHEDRREVAVPSHREDLVDGHSHHEEEDLDEMEVEYIEPTVHFAEEPIIRRGDDDYNDVEEDGERSDEDDEDDDRPALPAEKQRLIRKDTPHYKKHYKITKLPKPETVAALLQGFNPDSLGSPAEGAGDGHEEGDEEEEDEEEEGVGTPRLRRRTETSEMDDSRYHVNCSQVKGVSFDQVNNLLIEPARIEEEEHTLTILRQTGGLGISIAGGKGSTPYKGDDEGIFISRVSEEGPAARAGVKVGDKLLEVNGVDLHEAEHHSAVEALRSSGEAVSMTVLRERMVEPENAITTTPLRPEDDYFPRERRSGLAFGAEGPLQRLSACLVRNDKGLGFSIAGGKGSTPYRTGDTGIYISRIAEGGAAHRDSTLRIGDRVISINGVDMTEARHDQAVALLTGTSPTIALLVERDPNAPRSPGLSRQRAHSPPPPEPSDSPDQDEDGLQGNHLGRMEDEYPIEEVMLVKSGGPLGLSIVGGSDHASHPFGINEPGVFISKVIPHGLACQSGLRVGDRILEVNAIDLRHATHQEAVRALLANKQEIRMLVRRDPSPPGMQEIVINKQPGEKLGISIRGGAKGHAGNPFDSTDEGIFISKVSSSGAAARDSRLQVGMRILEVNNHSLLGMTHTEAVRVLRAVGDSLVMLVCDGFDPRKVPAADSNPNEEPYASPGIIANPFASGIVRKNSMESISSIDRDLSPEEIDIMQKESEMVRETSQWEKEEMEKVERMRLEREEATRLLEEETENIGTGPLKLDYKTLAALPTTSLQKINRFSPPLSPTTPMAAPLQAQYGAPLEPLGFSLSHPTNPHADQASSTSLFPSKDDSVGSTATLNLSEDCEESLVDSQPICFKENPFLVANRKGKGLPPGQQILSGPPVGYGKQGQLQPWLFSKAPSSDYTKTESPIRDASYSPTIQPPSHHSSNSSLSSGRETRFASIHFTSTPNTKDHTSSSTRPGAILPVGRVRPSASPVTPDGLSPSPFQHGPSPFNSQTSPRAPSPTSHYELPMNAKQAYKAFAAVPRSLAALEPEQELYGVRNNFHAKQVSPEPELNNDVFDDGADGQEGAGGAAAVKAAAHPALSPDRWEYTNMAAVPRISRPSLDTQSPSPSGKDSPEQRSFRDRQKYFEIDVKQQTPDKPKPRVSLVGEDDLKKMREEEERKFEQRAREYLLDEEDEDDEEDLAKHVAQMKVTGKVLLDGVEYDVEPVTTPAKLYATPPSYSGSSRPSSVDSKGDTARNSLDDSFRLEQRPNSMTGLIPVYGVDSAAPIRTAKAERRHQERLRMQSPELAVAPDKDLSPAEKRALEAEKRAMWRAARMKSLEQDALKAQMVIAKSRDGKKRSTLDQLAESPSPAPTPSPAPTPSPTPMEELISPRGLTSPGRLSLSSKRFDYRQFAAIPSSKPVYDIQSPDAVDDMQFIDDGSQHPGPAPGPETDMPVPATSALEEMALYSNKRKLRQGRRSLETAVPT, translated from the exons CCTTTCTTCCGACTACTGAACCTCCGGAAGCTGGGCCTGAGCGACAATGAGATCCAGAGACTGCCCCCCGAAGTGGCCAACTTCATGCAGCTGGTGGAGCTGGACATATCCAGAAATG ACATTCCCGAGATCCCCGAGAGCATTAAGTTTTGCCGGGCCTTGGAGATCGCCGACTTCAGTGGAAACCCCCTCTCCAG ATTGCCGGATGGTTTCACTCAGCTGCGAGCGCTGGCTCACTTAGCACTCAACGAGGTGTCGTTGCAGACTCTGCCCGGCGACATGGGAAA TCTGGCCAACCTGGTGACGCTGGAGCTGAGGGAGAACCTGCTCAAGTGTCTGCCCAC GTCGCTGTCCTTCCTGGTGAAACTGGAACAGCTGGACCTGGGCAGCAACGAACTGGAAGAGTTG CCGGATACGCTTGGTGCACTGCCCAACCTGAGGGAGCTTTGGCTGGACCGGAACCAGTTGTCCTCGTTACCACCG gagctaGGGAACCTCCGTAGATTGGTATGTCTGGACGTGTCCGAGAATCGCCTGGATGAACTTCCCTCCGAGCTGGACGGCCTCCAGGCCCTCACCGACCTGCTGCTCACTCAGAACCTGCTGGAGGTCATTCCGGACAGCATAg GTTGTCTGAAGCAACTGTCCATCCTCAAGGTGGACCAGAACAGACTGACTCACCTGACCGACTCCATCGGAGAGTGTGAGAACCTGACCGAGCTGGTCCTGACCGAGAACCTCCTCCAG ACGCTTCCTCGCTCGCTGGGCAAGCTGAAGAAGCTGACCAACTTGAACGTGGACCGCAACCGGCTGGGCGGCGTGCCCATGGAGCTGGGCGGCTGCGCCAGCCTCAACGTGCTCTCGCTGCGCGACAACCGTCTGGCCAAGCTGCCCGCCAAGCTCGCCGACGCCACCGAGCTGCACGTGCTGGACGTGGCCGGGAACAG attacaaaatcttcctTTTGCCTTGACAAACCTCAATCTGAAGGCCATGTGGCTGGCAGAGAACCAGTCGCAGCCGATGCTCAAGTTCCAAACCGAAGATGACGAGCGCACGGGGGAGAAAGTGTTGACCTGCTACTTGCTGCCTCAGCAGCCTTCGCCCAGCCTCG AGAACCTGCTGCAGAACAGCGTGGACGACAGCTGGACGGACAGCAACCTGAACAGAGTGTCGGTCATACAGTTCCAGGAAGAGGCCAaagacgaggacgaggacgatgAGGCCGCCGCCGAGCGTAGG GGCCTTCAGCGTCGAGCCACACCACATCCTAGCGAGCTAAAGGTGATGAAAAAAGTGATCGAGGACCGACGGAACGAAGTGTTCGCGTCCAGGCCCGAAGGAGACGATCCATCCTCCGACGTGCAG GAGAAACGACTCAGCGACCTCTCCAATCAGAGCCACGACTCGCAGGTGTCCGACAGCACTCTGTCGGCCAACTCCCACGAGGACAGGCGAGAGGTCGCCGTGCCGTCCCACAGAGAGGACCTGGTGGATGGGCACTCCCATCACGAGGAGGAGGACCTGGATGAGATGGAAGTGGAGTACATTGAG CCCACCGTGCACTTTGCCGAGGAGCCCATAATCCGCAGGGGGGACGACGACTACAACGACGTGGAGGAAGACGGCGAGAGGAgcgacgaggacgacgaggacgacgacaGGCCGGCCCTCCCTGCCGAGAAGCAGCGGCTCATCCGCAAGGACACGCCGCACTACAAGAAGCACTACAAGATCACCAAGCTGCCCAAACCCGAGACGGTGGCCGCCCTGCTGCAGGGATTCAACCCCGACAGCCTCGGCTCGCCCGCCGAGGGTGCGGGGGACGGGCACGAGGAgggggatgaggaggaggaggatgaggaggaggagggcgtcGGCACCCCTCGATTACGGCGCAGGACGGAGACATCGGAGATGGACGACAGCCGATACCATGTCAACTGCAGTCAAGTCAAG GGGGTGTCATTTGATCAAGTCAATAATCTGCTGATTGAACCTGCTCGAATTGAGGAGGAAGAG CACACCTTAACCATCCTGCGGCAAACGGGCGGCCTCGGCATCAGCATCGCCGGCGGGAAAGGCTCCACGCCGTACAAGGGGGACGACGAG GGGATCTTCATCTCCAGAGTTTCTGAGGAAGGTCCTGCAGCCAGAGCAGGAGTTAAAGTGGGAGACAAATTGCTTGAG GTGAACGGCGTGGACCTCCACGAGGCCGAGCACCACTCGGCCGTGGAGGCCCTGCGCAGCTCCGGGGAGGCCGTCTCCATGACGGTGCTCCGCGAGCGCATGGTGGAGCCGGAGAACGCCATCACCACCACGCCGCTCAGGCCCGAAGACGACTACTTCCCGCGGGAGAGGCGCAGCGGGCTGGCCTTCGGCGCCGAGGGGCCCCTGCAGCGCCTCTCCGCCTGCCTGGTGCGCAACGACAAGGGGCTGGGCTTCAGCATCGCCGGGGGGAAGGGATCCACGCCGTACCGCACTGGGGACACG GGGATCTACATCTCTCGCATTGCAGAGGGGGGAGCAGCCCACCGAGACAGCACGTTACGGATAGGCGACAGGGTCATCTCC ATCAATGGTGTAGACATGACAGAGGCCAGACATGACCAGGCAGTAGCGCTCCTTACCGGCACCTCCCCCACTATCGCCCTCCTGGTGGAGCGAGACCCCAACGCCCCGCGCTCTCCGGGCCTGTCCCGGCAGCGGGCCCACTCGCCGCCGCCCCCGGAGCCCTCCGATTCCCCGGACCAGGACGAAGACGGCCTGCAGGGGAACCACCTGGGCCGGATGGAGGATGAGTACCCCATTGAG GAAGTGATGCTGGTCAAGTCAGGCGGGCCCCTCGGCTTGAGCATCGTCGGGGGCAGCGACCACGCTAGCCACCCCTTCGGCATCAACGAACCTGGCGTGTTCATCTCAAAG GTGATCCCTCACGGTTTGGCGTGTCAAAGCGGGTTGCGCGTGGGCGACCGCATCCTGGAGGTGAACGCCATCGACCTGCGCCACGCGACGCACCAAGAGGCCGTGCGGGCTCTGCTGGCCAACAAGCAGGAGATCCGGATGCTGGTGCGCAGAGATCCGTCGCCGCCAGGGATGCAG GAAATTGTGATCAATAAGCAGCCGGGGGAGAAACTAGGGATCAGTATACGGGGAGGAGCTAAAGGCCACGCAGGAAATCCTTTTGACTCGACAGATGAGGGCATCTTCATATCCAAG gtgagctcaaGTGGCGCGGCCGCCCGGGACAGCCGCCTCCAGGTGGGCATGCGCATCCTGGAGGTGAACAATCACAGCCTGCTGGGCATGACGCACACGGAGGCCGTGCGAGTGCTGCGGGCCGTGGGCGACTCCCTGGTCATGCTGGTGTGCGACGGCTTCGACCCTCGTAAAGTGCCCGCGGCGGACTCCAATCCCAACGAGGAGCCTTAC GCATCTCCCGGCATCATCGCCAACCCTTTTGCGTCAGGCATCGTTCGTAAGAACAGTATGGAGAGCATCTCTTCTATCGACAGAGACCTGAGCCCAGAGGAGATTGACATCATGCAAAAG GAGTCTGAGATGGTGAGGGAGACGTCGCAGTGGGAGAAGGAAGAGATGGAGAAAGTG GAGCGTATGCGCTTGGAGCGAGAGGAGGCAACTCGCCTGCTTGAAGAGGAGACAGAG AACATTGGCACTGGACCATTAAAACTGGACTACAAAACCTTGGCAGCGTTGCCCACCACCAGCCTACAGAAGATCAATCGG TTCTCTCCTCCTCTAAGTCCAACCACCCCCATGGCGGCCCCCCTGCAAGCCCAGTACGGCGCCCCGTTAGAGCCTCTGGGCTTCAGCTTAAGCCACCCCACAAACCCCCACGCGGACCAGGCCTCGTCCACCAGTTTATTCCCCTCCAAAGACGACAGCGTCGGCTCGACGGCGACTCTGAATCTGTCGGAGGATTGTGAGGAGTCTCTGGTGGACTCGCAGCCCATCTGTTTCAAGGAGAACCCCTTTTTAGTGGCCAACCGCAAAGGCAAGGGTCTGCCGCCGGGCCAGCAAATCCTTTCGGGACCACCGGTGGGCTACGGGAAGCAGGGCCAACTTCAACCTTGGTTGTTCAGCAAG GCTCCCTCATCTGATTACACCAAGACCGAGAGTCCAATCAGAGACGCCTCCTACTCTCCGACCATCCAGCCG CCCAGCCACCACTCTTCCAACAGCTCCCTGTCTTCCGGCAGGGAGACCCGCTTC GCAAGCATTCATTTCACTTCCACCCCCAACACCAAGGACCACACTTCATCCTCT ACACGACCGGGCGCCATCCTGCCTGTCGGGCGCGTGAGGCCGAGCGCCTCCCCGGTCACTCCGGACGGCCTCAGCCCCAGCCCCTTCCAGCATGGCCCCTCTCCCTTCAACTCTCAGACCTCT CCTCGCGCCCCCTCCCCTACCTCGCACTACGAGTTGCCCATGAACGCCAAGCAGGCGTACAAGGCGTTTGCCGCCGTGCCTCGCTCGCTGGCGGCGCTGGAGCCGGAGCAG GAATTGTATGGTGTGAGGAACAATTTCCATGCCAAGCAGGTTTCTCCAGAG CCCGAGTTGAACAACGATGTGTTTGACGACGGCGCGGACGGTCAGGAGGGGGCCGGCGGGGCTGCGGCCGTCAAGGCGGCGGCCCACCCCGCCCTCTCGCCTGACCGTTGGGAGTATACCAATATGGCCGCTGTGCCTCGCATCTCCAGGCCGTCCCTGGACACGCAG AGTCCATCGCCCAGCGGTAAAGACAGCCCCGAGCAGCGCTCCTTCCGGGACCGTCAGAAATACTTTGAGATCGACGTGAAGCAGCAGACGCCCGACAAGCCCAAGCCTCGTGTCTCGCTGGTCGGCGAGGACGACCTCAAGAAGATGAGGGAGGAGGAAG AGCGTAAATTTGAGCAGCGAGCACGGGAGTACCTGCTGGACGAagaggacgaggacgacgaggagGACCTGGCCAAGCACGTGGCGCAGATGAAGGTGACGGGCAAGGTGCTGCTGGATGGAGTGGAGTACGACGTGGAGCCCGTGACCACGCCGGCGAAGCTGTATGCCACGCCGCCCAGCTACAGCGGGAGTTCACG GCCTTCGTCCGTGGACAGTAAAGGAGACACGGCGAGGAATTCGTTGGATGACAGCTTCAGACTGGAGCAGCGGCCCAATTCCATGACTGG tttgATCCCCGTGTACGGCGTCGACTCGGCCGCTCCCATTCGCACCGCCAAAGCCGAGCGCCGGCACCAGGAGAGGCTCCGCATGCAGAGTCCCGAGTTGGCCGTAGCGCCGGACAAGGACCTCTCCCCCGCCGAGAAGCGAGCCCTGGAGGCCGAGAAGAGAGCCATgtggagggcggcacg GATGAAGTCTCTGGAGCAGGACGCGCTCAAAGCTCAGATGGTCATCGCCAAGTCTCGGGACGGGAAGAAACGAAGCACCCTGGACCAACTGGCCGAGTCGCCTTCGCCGGCGCCCACGCCCTCGCCAGCGCCCACGCCCTCGCCCACCCCGATGGAAG
- the scrib gene encoding protein scribble homolog isoform X12: MLKCIPLWRCNRHVESVDKRHCNLQAVPDEVFRYSRSLEELLLDANQLKELPKPFFRLLNLRKLGLSDNEIQRLPPEVANFMQLVELDISRNDIPEIPESIKFCRALEIADFSGNPLSRLPDGFTQLRALAHLALNEVSLQTLPGDMGNLANLVTLELRENLLKCLPTSLSFLVKLEQLDLGSNELEELPDTLGALPNLRELWLDRNQLSSLPPELGNLRRLVCLDVSENRLDELPSELDGLQALTDLLLTQNLLEVIPDSIGCLKQLSILKVDQNRLTHLTDSIGECENLTELVLTENLLQTLPRSLGKLKKLTNLNVDRNRLGGVPMELGGCASLNVLSLRDNRLAKLPAKLADATELHVLDVAGNRLQNLPFALTNLNLKAMWLAENQSQPMLKFQTEDDERTGEKVLTCYLLPQQPSPSLENLLQNSVDDSWTDSNLNRVSVIQFQEEAKDEDEDDEAAAERRGLQRRATPHPSELKVMKKVIEDRRNEVFASRPEGDDPSSDVQEKRLSDLSNQSHDSQVSDSTLSANSHEDRREVAVPSHREDLVDGHSHHEEEDLDEMEVEYIEPTVHFAEEPIIRRGDDDYNDVEEDGERSDEDDEDDDRPALPAEKQRLIRKDTPHYKKHYKITKLPKPETVAALLQGFNPDSLGSPAEGAGDGHEEGDEEEEDEEEEGVGTPRLRRRTETSEMDDSRYHVNCSQVKGVSFDQVNNLLIEPARIEEEEHTLTILRQTGGLGISIAGGKGSTPYKGDDEGIFISRVSEEGPAARAGVKVGDKLLEVNGVDLHEAEHHSAVEALRSSGEAVSMTVLRERMVEPENAITTTPLRPEDDYFPRERRSGLAFGAEGPLQRLSACLVRNDKGLGFSIAGGKGSTPYRTGDTGIYISRIAEGGAAHRDSTLRIGDRVISINGVDMTEARHDQAVALLTGTSPTIALLVERDPNAPRSPGLSRQRAHSPPPPEPSDSPDQDEDGLQGNHLGRMEDEYPIEEVMLVKSGGPLGLSIVGGSDHASHPFGINEPGVFISKVIPHGLACQSGLRVGDRILEVNAIDLRHATHQEAVRALLANKQEIRMLVRRDPSPPGMQEIVINKQPGEKLGISIRGGAKGHAGNPFDSTDEGIFISKVSSSGAAARDSRLQVGMRILEVNNHSLLGMTHTEAVRVLRAVGDSLVMLVCDGFDPRKVPAADSNPNEEPYASPGIIANPFASGIVRKNSMESISSIDRDLSPEEIDIMQKESEMVRETSQWEKEEMEKVERMRLEREEATRLLEEETENIGTGPLKLDYKTLAALPTTSLQKINRAPSSDYTKTESPIRDASYSPTIQPASIHFTSTPNTKDHTSSSTRPGAILPVGRVRPSASPVTPDGLSPSPFQHGPSPFNSQTSPRAPSPTSHYELPMNAKQAYKAFAAVPRSLAALEPEQELYGVRNNFHAKQVSPEPELNNDVFDDGADGQEGAGGAAAVKAAAHPALSPDRWEYTNMAAVPRISRPSLDTQSPSPSGKDSPEQRSFRDRQKYFEIDVKQQTPDKPKPRVSLVGEDDLKKMREEEERKFEQRAREYLLDEEDEDDEEDLAKHVAQMKVTGKVLLDGVEYDVEPVTTPAKLYATPPSYSGSSRPSSVDSKGDTARNSLDDSFRLEQRPNSMTGLIPVYGVDSAAPIRTAKAERRHQERLRMQSPELAVAPDKDLSPAEKRALEAEKRAMWRAARMKSLEQDALKAQMVIAKSRDGKKRSTLDQLAESPSPAPTPSPAPTPSPTPMEELISPRGLTSPGRLSLSSKRFDYRQFAAIPSSKPVYDIQSPDAVDDMQFIDDGSQHPGPAPGPETDMPVPATSALEEMALYSNKRKLRQGRRSLETAVPT; this comes from the exons CCTTTCTTCCGACTACTGAACCTCCGGAAGCTGGGCCTGAGCGACAATGAGATCCAGAGACTGCCCCCCGAAGTGGCCAACTTCATGCAGCTGGTGGAGCTGGACATATCCAGAAATG ACATTCCCGAGATCCCCGAGAGCATTAAGTTTTGCCGGGCCTTGGAGATCGCCGACTTCAGTGGAAACCCCCTCTCCAG ATTGCCGGATGGTTTCACTCAGCTGCGAGCGCTGGCTCACTTAGCACTCAACGAGGTGTCGTTGCAGACTCTGCCCGGCGACATGGGAAA TCTGGCCAACCTGGTGACGCTGGAGCTGAGGGAGAACCTGCTCAAGTGTCTGCCCAC GTCGCTGTCCTTCCTGGTGAAACTGGAACAGCTGGACCTGGGCAGCAACGAACTGGAAGAGTTG CCGGATACGCTTGGTGCACTGCCCAACCTGAGGGAGCTTTGGCTGGACCGGAACCAGTTGTCCTCGTTACCACCG gagctaGGGAACCTCCGTAGATTGGTATGTCTGGACGTGTCCGAGAATCGCCTGGATGAACTTCCCTCCGAGCTGGACGGCCTCCAGGCCCTCACCGACCTGCTGCTCACTCAGAACCTGCTGGAGGTCATTCCGGACAGCATAg GTTGTCTGAAGCAACTGTCCATCCTCAAGGTGGACCAGAACAGACTGACTCACCTGACCGACTCCATCGGAGAGTGTGAGAACCTGACCGAGCTGGTCCTGACCGAGAACCTCCTCCAG ACGCTTCCTCGCTCGCTGGGCAAGCTGAAGAAGCTGACCAACTTGAACGTGGACCGCAACCGGCTGGGCGGCGTGCCCATGGAGCTGGGCGGCTGCGCCAGCCTCAACGTGCTCTCGCTGCGCGACAACCGTCTGGCCAAGCTGCCCGCCAAGCTCGCCGACGCCACCGAGCTGCACGTGCTGGACGTGGCCGGGAACAG attacaaaatcttcctTTTGCCTTGACAAACCTCAATCTGAAGGCCATGTGGCTGGCAGAGAACCAGTCGCAGCCGATGCTCAAGTTCCAAACCGAAGATGACGAGCGCACGGGGGAGAAAGTGTTGACCTGCTACTTGCTGCCTCAGCAGCCTTCGCCCAGCCTCG AGAACCTGCTGCAGAACAGCGTGGACGACAGCTGGACGGACAGCAACCTGAACAGAGTGTCGGTCATACAGTTCCAGGAAGAGGCCAaagacgaggacgaggacgatgAGGCCGCCGCCGAGCGTAGG GGCCTTCAGCGTCGAGCCACACCACATCCTAGCGAGCTAAAGGTGATGAAAAAAGTGATCGAGGACCGACGGAACGAAGTGTTCGCGTCCAGGCCCGAAGGAGACGATCCATCCTCCGACGTGCAG GAGAAACGACTCAGCGACCTCTCCAATCAGAGCCACGACTCGCAGGTGTCCGACAGCACTCTGTCGGCCAACTCCCACGAGGACAGGCGAGAGGTCGCCGTGCCGTCCCACAGAGAGGACCTGGTGGATGGGCACTCCCATCACGAGGAGGAGGACCTGGATGAGATGGAAGTGGAGTACATTGAG CCCACCGTGCACTTTGCCGAGGAGCCCATAATCCGCAGGGGGGACGACGACTACAACGACGTGGAGGAAGACGGCGAGAGGAgcgacgaggacgacgaggacgacgacaGGCCGGCCCTCCCTGCCGAGAAGCAGCGGCTCATCCGCAAGGACACGCCGCACTACAAGAAGCACTACAAGATCACCAAGCTGCCCAAACCCGAGACGGTGGCCGCCCTGCTGCAGGGATTCAACCCCGACAGCCTCGGCTCGCCCGCCGAGGGTGCGGGGGACGGGCACGAGGAgggggatgaggaggaggaggatgaggaggaggagggcgtcGGCACCCCTCGATTACGGCGCAGGACGGAGACATCGGAGATGGACGACAGCCGATACCATGTCAACTGCAGTCAAGTCAAG GGGGTGTCATTTGATCAAGTCAATAATCTGCTGATTGAACCTGCTCGAATTGAGGAGGAAGAG CACACCTTAACCATCCTGCGGCAAACGGGCGGCCTCGGCATCAGCATCGCCGGCGGGAAAGGCTCCACGCCGTACAAGGGGGACGACGAG GGGATCTTCATCTCCAGAGTTTCTGAGGAAGGTCCTGCAGCCAGAGCAGGAGTTAAAGTGGGAGACAAATTGCTTGAG GTGAACGGCGTGGACCTCCACGAGGCCGAGCACCACTCGGCCGTGGAGGCCCTGCGCAGCTCCGGGGAGGCCGTCTCCATGACGGTGCTCCGCGAGCGCATGGTGGAGCCGGAGAACGCCATCACCACCACGCCGCTCAGGCCCGAAGACGACTACTTCCCGCGGGAGAGGCGCAGCGGGCTGGCCTTCGGCGCCGAGGGGCCCCTGCAGCGCCTCTCCGCCTGCCTGGTGCGCAACGACAAGGGGCTGGGCTTCAGCATCGCCGGGGGGAAGGGATCCACGCCGTACCGCACTGGGGACACG GGGATCTACATCTCTCGCATTGCAGAGGGGGGAGCAGCCCACCGAGACAGCACGTTACGGATAGGCGACAGGGTCATCTCC ATCAATGGTGTAGACATGACAGAGGCCAGACATGACCAGGCAGTAGCGCTCCTTACCGGCACCTCCCCCACTATCGCCCTCCTGGTGGAGCGAGACCCCAACGCCCCGCGCTCTCCGGGCCTGTCCCGGCAGCGGGCCCACTCGCCGCCGCCCCCGGAGCCCTCCGATTCCCCGGACCAGGACGAAGACGGCCTGCAGGGGAACCACCTGGGCCGGATGGAGGATGAGTACCCCATTGAG GAAGTGATGCTGGTCAAGTCAGGCGGGCCCCTCGGCTTGAGCATCGTCGGGGGCAGCGACCACGCTAGCCACCCCTTCGGCATCAACGAACCTGGCGTGTTCATCTCAAAG GTGATCCCTCACGGTTTGGCGTGTCAAAGCGGGTTGCGCGTGGGCGACCGCATCCTGGAGGTGAACGCCATCGACCTGCGCCACGCGACGCACCAAGAGGCCGTGCGGGCTCTGCTGGCCAACAAGCAGGAGATCCGGATGCTGGTGCGCAGAGATCCGTCGCCGCCAGGGATGCAG GAAATTGTGATCAATAAGCAGCCGGGGGAGAAACTAGGGATCAGTATACGGGGAGGAGCTAAAGGCCACGCAGGAAATCCTTTTGACTCGACAGATGAGGGCATCTTCATATCCAAG gtgagctcaaGTGGCGCGGCCGCCCGGGACAGCCGCCTCCAGGTGGGCATGCGCATCCTGGAGGTGAACAATCACAGCCTGCTGGGCATGACGCACACGGAGGCCGTGCGAGTGCTGCGGGCCGTGGGCGACTCCCTGGTCATGCTGGTGTGCGACGGCTTCGACCCTCGTAAAGTGCCCGCGGCGGACTCCAATCCCAACGAGGAGCCTTAC GCATCTCCCGGCATCATCGCCAACCCTTTTGCGTCAGGCATCGTTCGTAAGAACAGTATGGAGAGCATCTCTTCTATCGACAGAGACCTGAGCCCAGAGGAGATTGACATCATGCAAAAG GAGTCTGAGATGGTGAGGGAGACGTCGCAGTGGGAGAAGGAAGAGATGGAGAAAGTG GAGCGTATGCGCTTGGAGCGAGAGGAGGCAACTCGCCTGCTTGAAGAGGAGACAGAG AACATTGGCACTGGACCATTAAAACTGGACTACAAAACCTTGGCAGCGTTGCCCACCACCAGCCTACAGAAGATCAATCGG GCTCCCTCATCTGATTACACCAAGACCGAGAGTCCAATCAGAGACGCCTCCTACTCTCCGACCATCCAGCCG GCAAGCATTCATTTCACTTCCACCCCCAACACCAAGGACCACACTTCATCCTCT ACACGACCGGGCGCCATCCTGCCTGTCGGGCGCGTGAGGCCGAGCGCCTCCCCGGTCACTCCGGACGGCCTCAGCCCCAGCCCCTTCCAGCATGGCCCCTCTCCCTTCAACTCTCAGACCTCT CCTCGCGCCCCCTCCCCTACCTCGCACTACGAGTTGCCCATGAACGCCAAGCAGGCGTACAAGGCGTTTGCCGCCGTGCCTCGCTCGCTGGCGGCGCTGGAGCCGGAGCAG GAATTGTATGGTGTGAGGAACAATTTCCATGCCAAGCAGGTTTCTCCAGAG CCCGAGTTGAACAACGATGTGTTTGACGACGGCGCGGACGGTCAGGAGGGGGCCGGCGGGGCTGCGGCCGTCAAGGCGGCGGCCCACCCCGCCCTCTCGCCTGACCGTTGGGAGTATACCAATATGGCCGCTGTGCCTCGCATCTCCAGGCCGTCCCTGGACACGCAG AGTCCATCGCCCAGCGGTAAAGACAGCCCCGAGCAGCGCTCCTTCCGGGACCGTCAGAAATACTTTGAGATCGACGTGAAGCAGCAGACGCCCGACAAGCCCAAGCCTCGTGTCTCGCTGGTCGGCGAGGACGACCTCAAGAAGATGAGGGAGGAGGAAG AGCGTAAATTTGAGCAGCGAGCACGGGAGTACCTGCTGGACGAagaggacgaggacgacgaggagGACCTGGCCAAGCACGTGGCGCAGATGAAGGTGACGGGCAAGGTGCTGCTGGATGGAGTGGAGTACGACGTGGAGCCCGTGACCACGCCGGCGAAGCTGTATGCCACGCCGCCCAGCTACAGCGGGAGTTCACG GCCTTCGTCCGTGGACAGTAAAGGAGACACGGCGAGGAATTCGTTGGATGACAGCTTCAGACTGGAGCAGCGGCCCAATTCCATGACTGG tttgATCCCCGTGTACGGCGTCGACTCGGCCGCTCCCATTCGCACCGCCAAAGCCGAGCGCCGGCACCAGGAGAGGCTCCGCATGCAGAGTCCCGAGTTGGCCGTAGCGCCGGACAAGGACCTCTCCCCCGCCGAGAAGCGAGCCCTGGAGGCCGAGAAGAGAGCCATgtggagggcggcacg GATGAAGTCTCTGGAGCAGGACGCGCTCAAAGCTCAGATGGTCATCGCCAAGTCTCGGGACGGGAAGAAACGAAGCACCCTGGACCAACTGGCCGAGTCGCCTTCGCCGGCGCCCACGCCCTCGCCAGCGCCCACGCCCTCGCCCACCCCGATGGAAG